In Acidisarcina polymorpha, the DNA window CTGGTCGAGGGTCGCGTTCCCAATCAGTAATTGGCCCGGGGAGTTAGGAGAAAGGGTGTGGCGGATCAGTCGGCCGCCACACTCCGATTGCGGAGGGCTGCGTCGATTTCTTCGTAGTTATAGGCTTCGTGGTCGACGGTTGGTATTTCAGTGAAGTTCTCGCGAATCGGCGGGGATGAGGTATGCCACTCGAGACCGGCGGCGTTCCAGGGGTTGTCTCCGGCGATCGAGCCATAGCGGAGCGACCATACGAGATAGATGGCGACGAGGAAGTATCCCAGGCCCATTGTGGTCCTGGGTGAGCAGCCAGCTTTTCAGGCCATATTCGTCGTTGAGGTAGTTGCGAGGAGACGGCTTGGCCGGCGCCTCGATGGTTGCCGGAATAGCGGCGAGGGTGCTCATTGCACCCGGTTCTTACTTGTCTCGGCATGAGTGACGGCGCGGAAGGCGAGCACGATGAGCGGAGGGCAGTGGGCGCGTGAACCATAACCGGGGCAGGGACCGGCGCAGTTTGGTTTGGATGAGGCGCAGGAAAGTCCTGCGGGAACGGAATTCATGGCTTTCTTTCTCCAGAGTCGATTCTGGAGGGTGTCGGGTAATGCTTCTGTGATCTGGGTCACTGGTGTTTAGCGGCTGAACCTTCGATCCGCTTTGATTTCTGGACGCTTCCGTGTCTGGATTGGGCCGCGTCTTTGGTTTGCGGAGACAAACTTCAATCTTCTTTCCTGGAACTGCGAACCGGGAGGCGGTCTCGGCGATTGGCGAACTCTTTATAATGAGAAGAGCAGGTGAATCCCAGCTTTGACCGATCAGATCGTTATCCGCGGTGCGCGGACCCATAACCTCAAGAACATCGACTGCGATATTCCCCACGGGCGACTGACCGTGGTTTCGGGGGTATCGGGATCGGGGAAATCTTCGCTGGCATTCGACACCGTCTATGCCGAGGGGCAGCGGCGTTATGTGGAATCGCTGTCGGCGTATGCGCGGCAGTTTCTGGAGCGGATCGAGAAGCCGGATGTGGACTTGATCGATGGGCTGGCCCCGGCGATCGCGATCAAGCAGAAGAATTCGACGCGGAACCCGCGTTCGACGGTTGCGACGGCGACCGAGATTTACGACTACATGCGGCTGCTTTATGCGCGCTGTGGAACGGTGCACTGCATTGTCTGCGACGGGATAGTAAAGCGGGATTCGGTCGATGAGATCGCCGCGACGGTTCTATCCATGCAGGAAGGAACGCGGCTGCATGCGATCTTCCCGGTAGAGAAGCAGCTACCGCCGCGTCTTCCGGAGGAAGCCTTGCAGGTGGAAGCGGCGCCGAAGCCAGTCCGCCGTCCGGCGAAGAAAGCTGCTTCAGCGGCAAAGGTGGCGGTGAAGGTGGATCCGCTTACGGAGGCCTTGAAGGAGCGGTTGAGCGACCTTCGGCGGCGTGGCTTCAACCGGCTTTATCAAGACGCGAAGATTTACGAATTTTCGACCCCGGAGTCGATCCTGGAGGTTGATTTTTCGCGGCCGGTTTATGTGCTGGTCGACCGGATTGTGGTTTCGGCGGAGAACCGGGCGCGCATCGTCGATGCGGCGGAGATCGGGTATCGCGAGTCGGGGGAGATCCTTTACGAGATTGTGCCGCGCGAGAGTGGCGACGCGGAGGCGGTTCGGGAGAGGCTGCGCTTCTCAAGCGCCTTCGAGTGCAAGAGCTGTCACCGGATTTATCGCGAGCCGGAGCCGCGGTTGTTTTCCTTCAACAATCCATTCGGCGCCTGTCCGCGCTGCCAGGGGTTCGGCAATACGATCGATTTCGACCTGGACCTGATTATTCCCGACAAGTCGAAGACGCTTGACGAGGGGGCGATCGATCCGTGGACGAGGCCGAAGTATCGAACGCATCAGACCGAGCTGAAGAAGGTTGCGAAGCAGCACGGCATTCCGACCGATGTGCCCTGGTATGACCTGCCGCTGGATCAGCAGGAATTCATTTTGAACGGGAGCGGCTCGTTTGCCGGCGTTCACGGTTTCTTTGCGCTGCTCGAGCGCAAGAAATACAAGCTGCATGTACGGGTGATGCTGAGCAAGTATCGCGGTTACGCCACGTGCCCAGAGTGCAAAGGTCAAAGGCTGCGGGCAGAGGCTCGTGCGGTGCGGCTGAGCGGCAAGAATATCTGCGAGACGGCAGCAATGACCATTCGCGGGGCGAACCAGTTCTTTAGCGAACTGAAGCTGAGCCCGGCGCAGCATGAGATTGCGGGGAGCATCCTGGCGGAAGTCTGGCAGCGGCTGCATTTTTTGGATGCGGTGGGGCTCGACTACCTGACGCTTGACCGGCTGGCGTCGACGTTGTCGGGTGGG includes these proteins:
- the uvrA gene encoding excinuclease ABC subunit UvrA — translated: MTDQIVIRGARTHNLKNIDCDIPHGRLTVVSGVSGSGKSSLAFDTVYAEGQRRYVESLSAYARQFLERIEKPDVDLIDGLAPAIAIKQKNSTRNPRSTVATATEIYDYMRLLYARCGTVHCIVCDGIVKRDSVDEIAATVLSMQEGTRLHAIFPVEKQLPPRLPEEALQVEAAPKPVRRPAKKAASAAKVAVKVDPLTEALKERLSDLRRRGFNRLYQDAKIYEFSTPESILEVDFSRPVYVLVDRIVVSAENRARIVDAAEIGYRESGEILYEIVPRESGDAEAVRERLRFSSAFECKSCHRIYREPEPRLFSFNNPFGACPRCQGFGNTIDFDLDLIIPDKSKTLDEGAIDPWTRPKYRTHQTELKKVAKQHGIPTDVPWYDLPLDQQEFILNGSGSFAGVHGFFALLERKKYKLHVRVMLSKYRGYATCPECKGQRLRAEARAVRLSGKNICETAAMTIRGANQFFSELKLSPAQHEIAGSILAEVWQRLHFLDAVGLDYLTLDRLASTLSGGESQRIQLATSLGSRLVGALYVLDEPSIGLHPRDTAKLIRILEELRDLGNTILVVEHDPDVIRAADYLLDLGPGAGEFGGKLLAAGTVPEVETNPESITGRYLSGQLSIPIPARRREPGKEWLRLKGARIHNLKGVDCEIPLGLLVCITGVSGSGKSTLVHDVLYRAVAHALGETDGGDPSNLYRELKGAELLNNIVLVDQAPIGRTPRSNPVTYIKAFDAIRELFAAQPEAQRRGFAAGHFSFNVPGGRCDVCDGDGTVTVEMQFLADVELPCEECNGTRYKSSTLEVKYKGKNIHEVLAMTVKEALRFFVGNPKILDKLAVLEEVGLGYVRLGQSATTLSGGEAQRVKLASHLASGRATVRSTSTEANGTTTVKKAKSRVLYILDEPTTGLHFDDVGKLLTAFRKLIDAGGSLVVIEHNLDVIKSADWVIDLGPEGGSAGGKVVATGTPETVAANRESHTGQWLAKTLGLATGKGEAAATRAAAASATGMLV